The Acidobacteriota bacterium genome contains the following window.
GCTGCCCTGTCCTTGTCGCACTACTGAGCATCTGCCGGGACGCACGATAACTTCTGTACCGTCATTGTTCGTCAAGGTTGTTCTGTTAAACTCCGGAGTAAATACGATGATTTCCCCTTTTTTTCGCTCCCGGTTTATGCCCGAGGCACTGATGTCGAACCGCAACACGCCCCGAACCGTGCTCGATACGCGAATATCGTAATTTTGTCGCACCCGCTCCATCAACACGGGAGCAAACGGACTGTCATTACTTATCATTAGGGCAATCCTGTCGTTCGTTGATTCACTCAACAATTTTCGGTCGATCTGCAGCGCTCCTACATCATCACCCGCCCAAATACTGTTATCTAATCTAAAAAATCCCGCATTGATCGCCGCAAAAGCTCCATGCCGAGTGGCGATCGAGGAGGTTTTCTCGGTTCCAATGGCGGCGTCCATGGCGTGGTGGACGTCGATGCGGACTTTTTTGAGGTCGAGGCGGAGCAGGTTCATATTGACCTTGAGCCCGCTGATCTCTTTGGTGACCTCGGCGTACTCGACGCCGGGTTTTAGGGTTTTGAATTCCTGAGCTTTTGATTGGCCACAGAGGACACAGAGAAGGATAAGGCAAGAAACCAAAAGCGGTATAGAAGCGAATGCATCCCTTGTAACAATATTTCTCTTATTCATAAACTCATCTTCCTCTGTGTTCTCTGTGGCTATATCTTTCTTATAATACACTCGATGCGAATCAACGAAAGAGTTCTCCAGCTCAACGACAAGCCCGTTAACGAAAAGTCGCGGTACGTGCTGTATTGGATGCAGATGTATAAGCGTGTGGACAATAATCATTCGCTGATCTACGCGATCCGCCGGGCGAATGAGCTGAAGCTGTCGCTGGTTGTTTATGAGGGGCTGAAATATTACTACCCGTGGGCCTCAGATCGCATTCATACCTTTATTTTGGAAGGCGTGGAGGAAAAACAGGCGGCTTTTGAAAAGCTCGGGATCCGCTATGTCTTTTATCTGCAGAAAGATAAGGCTTCGCCAAAGCAGACTGTCGCGAAGCTTGCCAAAGATGCGGCTTTGATCGTCACCGACGATTTCCCATGCTTCATCATCCCGGAACACAACCGCCGGATCGCCGAGAGAGCCGAAATTCCCGTATTCGCGGTCGATTCGAATGGCGTGGTTCCGATGTCAAAATTCGATAAGGAAGAATACGCCGCCTACACCATCAGGCCGAAGATAAAGAAGCTGCTCGACCGCTATCTAAAACCGCTGCCGTTCGAGGACATTGACGTCAAAAGCAATGACCTTGAGGTCGATTGCCCCGAGACGGTCGTCACTGCCGACAACATCGCCAAACTCGTTGCCGAATGCGACATCGATCACACCGTTCCAGCGTCCGATCAGTACCACGGCGGCACGATCGAAGGAAGAAAGCGGCTTAAGAAATTCGTTGACGAGATATTGCCTGATTATGACAAGGCGCGGAGCAAGCCGGATCGAGACGGTTCGTCGCGGCTGTCTTCGTATCTGCACTTTGGATATTTGTCCGCGCTTGAGATCGCACTTGAGGTACAAAAGGCTGACGCGCCTCAGGAATCGATCGATGCATATCTCGAGGAACTGATCGTCCGCCGCGAGCTGTCGTATAACATGACGTTGTTCAACGATAAATACGAATCGCTCGACGCCTTGCCGGCCTGGGTTCACAAAACGATGCGGGAACACGCGACCGATGAACGCTCGCATCTCTATTCGATGGAACAATTAGAACGCGGTGAGACGCACGACGAGCTGTGGAACGCCGCCCAACGCGAGATGGTCGTGACCGGTGAGATGCACAATTATGTGCGGATGCTGTGGGGCAAAAACGTGATCGCCTGGACGCCTTCGTACGAGGTGGCGTTCGAAACCCTGGTGCATCTCAACAACAAATACTGCCTCGACGGCCGCAACCCGAATTCTTACTGCGGAATCCTATGGTGCTTCGGCAAACACGACCGCCCATGGATGGAACGCGAGGTCTTCGGCCAGATAAGATACATGACGAGCGGCAGTACGGGGAAGAAGTTTGATTCGAAAAAGTATATTGCTTGGACGAAGGGATTGTGACTGGAGCGCAAGCGTCCCGCTTGCCAAGCGTTCGTGAGAACGCTGACGGTGCTGAGGTTTGCTCACGTCGAAGTATATTAAGCGTCCTCACGCCGGAGGAACCGGCGTTGGCAAGCGGGACGCTCGCGCTCCAGTCACGCTTCGCTTTGGTTTGAAACTCTTGTGCCGTTTTTTCGTATCTGGTTTAAGTAATTTGCCAGTAAACATTTTCAAGGAGTTTTAGAAAAACATGGGTTCTATTACCAAATATTTTACCGCCCTTATCGTACTCTTTTCGGTTTCGATGGTGACGTTGGGTCAGAGCAAGGGCTTTGACACGAGCCGGATGGATACGTCGGTTGAGGCGTGTAACGATTTTTACCAGTATGCCAACGGCACCTGGCTCAAAACTACCAAGATCCCGGCCGAATATCCGAGCTGGGGCAGCTTTACGATCGTTTATGAGAACAACCAGAACGTTCTCAAAAAGGTCGTCGAAACGGCCGCTAAAACAACCAACGCCGCCAAGGGCAGCGATACGCAGCTAGTCGGCGACTATTACGCTTCGTGCATGAATGAAGAGGCACTGGAAAAGGCTGGCATAGAGCCGATCAAACCTTTCCTCGCTGAGGCGGCTAAAGTTTCGAGTGTCAAAGACCTCCAGAAACAGATCGCGATGAACCACAATCGTGGTTTGGGCGGATTTTTCCGTTTTGGTATCGGGACCGATGACAAGAACAGCAATGTCAACCTCGCGTCGGCTTCGCAGGGCGGTGTCGGGCTGCCGAACCGCGATTACTGGTTCAAGGACGACCCTAAATCGGTCGAGACCCGCCAGAAATATGCGGAATACATGACCAACATGTTCAAGCTCGCGGGCGACTCACCAGAGGCTGCGGCCGCCGAAGCTAAGACGGTGATGGCGATCCAGAAGCGTTTTGCATCGGCTGCAAGACCGCCGGTCGAGCTTCGCGATTCTGAAGCGAACTACAACAAAAAGACTCTCGCCGAGCTCGCACAGCTCACACCAAATTTCTCGTGGACCGATTACCTGAAAGAACGCGGCGTCGCGAGCGTCAAGGAAGTAAATGTCGGCCAGCCGAAGTTTTTTGAGGAACTGAGCAAAATGCTGACCGAGGTTCCTATCTCGGATTGGAAGGCATATCTTCGCTGGATCGTCATCGCCGATTCGGCAGGCAATCTGACGAAGGCGTTTCGTGACGAGTCTTTTAATTTCAATGCAAAATACCTCTTCGGAGTTCAGGAACAGCAGGCCCGTTGGAAGGTTTGCACGGCTGAGGTCGATGGCGTGATCGGCGAATCCCTGGGGCAGGAGTTTGTAAAGACCGCATTCTCGCCAGCCGCCAAAAAGCGGATGAACGAGCTGATCGACAACCTGTTTGCTGCCTACAAAGAACGCATCCAAAAGCTCGACTGGATGAGTGATGCAACAAAGACAAAAGCACTCGAAAAGCTTGCTGCATACACGCGAAAGATCGGCTATCCCGACAAACTTGAAGGCTACAAGGGCCTCGAGCTGGAACGCGGATCATATTTTCAGAACAATCTGAAAGCGAGCGAATTTCTGATCAAGCGAAACATGGCAAAGGCCACGAAGCCGGTCGACCGTGCCGAATGGGGAATGACGCCGCCGACGGTGAATGCGTACAACAATCCGCAGTTCAACGAGATCGTTTTTCCGGCCGGGAATTCTGCAGCCGCCATTCTTTGATTCGGCAGCGGATGATGCCATCAACTACGGCGGCATCGGTGCCGTGATCGGGCACGAGATCACGCACGGTTTTGACGACGAGGGCAGCAAATACGACGCCCAGGGTAACCTGAAAACGTGGTGGACCGACGCTGACCGCAAGACGTTCGAAGAGCGTGGAGCGTGTGTCGTCGATCAGTTCAGCAAGTACAAGGTCGGCGGCGATGTGTTTATGAACGGCAAGCTCACGCTCGGCGAGAACACAGCCGATCTCGGCGGCCTGACGATGGCATTTGCCGCGTTCGAAAAATCGATGGAGGGCAAACCCAAGCCAGCAAACATCGACAACCTGACACCCGAACAGCGTTTCTTCCTCGGCTGGGCACAGGCCTGGGCCGAAGTCTCAACGCCCCAGGGCGAGGCTTTCCAAGCCCAAAACGACCCCCACGCCATCGCCCGCTTCCGCGTAAACGGCCCGATGTCGAACATGCCTGAGTTTGCAAAGGCATTTCAGTGCAAGGCGAATGATCCGATGGTAAGAAAAGACTATTGCCGGATCTGGTAAGTCAGAACCGCCTTTAACCGACGGAAGATGTTAGCCGCAGATCAACGCAAATGACGCAGATCAGAAAACTCTGATCTGCGTCATTTTATTTTGCGGGTAAGCCATGACTGGAGCGCAAGCGTCCCGCTTGCCAAGCGTTCGCAAGAACGCTGACGGCGCCGGGGATTGATAAGCTTCGGAAGGTCGAACGTCGTCACGCCGGAGGAACCGGTGTTGGCAAGCGGGACGCTTGCGCTCCAGTCCAATTTCCATTCCAGTCGAATATTTCTAAAGCTCCGAAGCGTTTTTTGTAGTCGTAGAAGGATTCGCCCTCGTAGGCGTAGCCGTGATAGTAGAGCGGTTTGGCGTGTTCGCGGGCGAATTCTATTTCTTTGAGCATCGTGAAAATACCGAGGCTTTGCGAGCGCATCTCGGGATCGAAGATACCGTAGATACTTGAGACCGATTCGGTGCCGACGTCGAAGAAGCTTGCGGCGACGAGTTTTCCGTTTTCGTGAACCATCACGGAACGGCATTCGGTCGGTGCGTTCGGCTCGCGGGAGACGAAATCGTAAATGGAATCGGGCACTCCGCTTTTGAACCTCGCCTTATGCCGGTGAAACAGGTCGTGCAGCTCAGGCGTGATCTGGAGAGAAACGATCTCGGTCTGCAGATCATCGTTTCGGTTTAGAACGCGGCGTTGGCTTTTGGAAAAACGGAGATCGTTTACGCGTATCCGCAGCGGCAGAACGCGGCGGATCTCGTTTTCATAGATGCCGTAATTGTAACGAAAAAAATGTGTGCCAAAATGCCGCCAGCCCTCGGCGAGCAATAGGTCGAGCATCGCCGGCTCCACCTCGGCAGCGTGAAATTCCTCGTTTATGATCTCCAGCCGGTCGAGTATCATCGTATTGTGGAACCGAAAAAGCGTTTTACTAAATCTACACTTCCCGAGAAGGTCTGCATCCGCTGCAACCGGCCATTCTCGTGGCGCAAACGCTGGGAAAAGGTGTGGGATGAGGTCAAATACTGCTCCGAACGATGTCGCAATACCAAACCCGCAAGCAAGGGGGGGTTTTCCACGGTCTTAATTTCCCCCCCCTCCCCCCGGGGGTTTTTCCCGGGGGTCTAATGCCCTGAGTACCAATCATAACCATATTCCGCCCAGAAATCCTTCGGCCGTTCGCTCGTAAATTCGATCCGCCCGAGGCGTTTGATCTGTTTAATGCCGTACTTGGTCGGCGAAGCGATCCGCAGAGGCGCACCGTTCTCGGGTCGCAGCGGTTCGCCGTTCATTTCGTAGGCGAGCAGCGTCTGCGGGTGCATGATGCTCGGCATATCCCAGCCGACGTAGTATTTTTCATCCGGTGTGGACATGGCGACATATGGCAAAAGATCTTCGGGCTTTCCAGCGACGTCCGGCGGAGCACCGCTTGTGGTCTTTGGTTTATAAACCGCAGCGAAATCTGAGAATTTCACGCCTGCCCAATGCACGATCGTGCTCCAGCCCTCGATGCATTTGAATTCCGTGATCATCTCGGTCCGCGGCAGCTTTTTGATGTCGGCCATGGTGATGACAAGATCGTCGACACGTCCGGCGAGCCCGGCGACGGTTAGCGTCCACGCGGCAACGTCGATCTCTTGTTCGAGGCCTTCGAAACCGTTGGTTCTGATCGGCGTCACTTGTTCCGGCGGAAATTCAGGAGCTAGTTTAGTCGGACGAAAGAAGAACTGACTTACACTTTCATTAAACTCGAATGTTTTTAGAAGTAGTCGATCTTTTGACTTAAATAGAAGATCTTTCGTCTCGTCAGACAACGACCGCCATCCAATGATCCCAAGCAACGTAGTCGCACCTATGGAGAGAAAGTAGCGGCGTGACCGTGCGGACATTTCTTTTTTCGCGTCCTCCACCGACATCGGCTCGCTGAGATAGCGGTGCTCGCCTAGGATCGAGGCTGTGTTTTGCGGGTCGTCGGGAAACGAATCGACGGTGTGGCCCGTTCGTCTTTCGAATTCACGCACTTTTTCGACCAGTATTTCTTTATCGATATCTTTGCTCATACCGTCGCCTCCTCGCCAGCTTTGATAGGCTCCGCATTAGGCTCGACCGCATCGACAATGTCATAGCCCGTTATCATCGAGCGAAAATTGCGCCAGCCCGCCATGATGACCTGAAAAACGTGCACTAAAAAAAACAGAACAAAGCTGATCGTCAGCCAAAAATGTATCCACCGGGCCCATTCGTAGCCGCCAAATAGTGCTGTCAAAAACGACAGCTGAAGCGGTTTGTAGATCGAAAGGCCGGTAAGTACCGAGCCCATGCCCATCACGATCACGCTCGTATATGCAATGCGTTGGGCGTCGTTGTATTTTCCCTGCGGCGGTTTTTCTTTGACGATGTGAGCGTCGTGCAGGGCGACGAGCGGTGCACGCTTGAGCGAGCTGGGGACTGGCAAGATCGAACGCCATTCGCCGGAGACGATCGTATAAATAACGTAGATGAGACCATTTATGGCAAAAAGCCACATGAAAAAGAAATGGAGCTGCATGCCCTCGGCGAGACGCTGCGGGATGTTTGTCCATTCATAAGCCCACGGCGGCAGATAGTCCGGTATTTTGTAACCCCAAAAATCAACCTTCGAGATCTCAAAGAACCAGGGCGGGAAAAACTTGAACAGTTCGTAGCCGAACAGCCTGATTCCGTACACCTGATTTGCCCAATAGATCAGAATCCCGCTCCAGATCATCATTGTCAGGAGCGGAAAATTGATCCAGTGCATCCAGCGGATGGCGAGCGGATGTTTCTTTTCAAGCAGCTTTTGCATCTTTATCCTCGTATTCGTCCATTTTACATTGTCGGTTTCTCGACATGAGAGCGGATCGCTGGTGCGATCGCATTTGCGAGCACTACATTGTCAGACTCCGCTAGCTGCGACACGATGAAAACCGCGTGATGCCCCGCCAGAAAGCCTGCGGCTCCGACCGCGCCGTCGTAGAGCGCCGTTTGGATGCCATAACTATCGCCCGGCAGGTCGGTATCGGTCATCAGAATAGAGACCATTTTTCCTTTGTGTTTGACGACAACGTGAGCAAATCTGCGGCCCTCGTAAACGCAAGAGTGAGACTCAATAAACTCTACGTCACCCGAAACCTCCGCGTTTGCAGTGCCCTTGAACCCCGCCATCATTACGTTGTCGAGATCTTTATTATACGCCCCAAATTTTGTTGCGGCCTCGTCGAGGGTGATCGGGTCTTCTTTTAGATTGTATTTGACGGCACAATTCTCGTGATCGCCGACCGCGAGCGAGGTCAGCTCGGCCCACGAAGCACGGACGGCTTTAACGATATCAGTGTTGTTATTGAGCGTTACGAAAACATTCGTGCGATTCATCCAAACCATCGTCCCGGTCACCGCCAGAAGCAGACAGGCAAAACCGACCGCAACCATGCGTGCGGGAACATGAAAACCGCCCGTCAGCTTTTCAATCCAGCCTGGATTCATCGCTGTTTCCTTAAGTTCTGCCGCCATTCTCGAATAGTAAACCGGGTCGATCTGCACCTCAGCGGAGTTCTTAACGGCGTGACGAAGCTGAGCCTTTAACGCACGGCGCGATGACATTTCGTATCGGCAATCGGCGCAACTTTCGAGGTGTCTGAGCACTTCGTGATTGGTCTCGACCAGCAGTTCATCGCTGATGTACGAGTCGATCATTGCTTTTAGTTCTCTGCAATCCATAACATCCTATCCTTCGGCGGCGATCCTGCCTTGTGCGTTAAAGCCTGTCAATTCCTGTCTGAG
Protein-coding sequences here:
- a CDS encoding M13 family metallopeptidase, whose amino-acid sequence is MRTTIRSSTRSFFRPGILQPPFFDSAADDAINYGGIGAVIGHEITHGFDDEGSKYDAQGNLKTWWTDADRKTFEERGACVVDQFSKYKVGGDVFMNGKLTLGENTADLGGLTMAFAAFEKSMEGKPKPANIDNLTPEQRFFLGWAQAWAEVSTPQGEAFQAQNDPHAIARFRVNGPMSNMPEFAKAFQCKANDPMVRKDYCRIW
- a CDS encoding DUF2256 domain-containing protein encodes the protein MEPKKRFTKSTLPEKVCIRCNRPFSWRKRWEKVWDEVKYCSERCRNTKPASKGGFSTVLISPPSPRGFFPGV
- a CDS encoding deoxyribodipyrimidine photo-lyase; translated protein: MRINERVLQLNDKPVNEKSRYVLYWMQMYKRVDNNHSLIYAIRRANELKLSLVVYEGLKYYYPWASDRIHTFILEGVEEKQAAFEKLGIRYVFYLQKDKASPKQTVAKLAKDAALIVTDDFPCFIIPEHNRRIAERAEIPVFAVDSNGVVPMSKFDKEEYAAYTIRPKIKKLLDRYLKPLPFEDIDVKSNDLEVDCPETVVTADNIAKLVAECDIDHTVPASDQYHGGTIEGRKRLKKFVDEILPDYDKARSKPDRDGSSRLSSYLHFGYLSALEIALEVQKADAPQESIDAYLEELIVRRELSYNMTLFNDKYESLDALPAWVHKTMREHATDERSHLYSMEQLERGETHDELWNAAQREMVVTGEMHNYVRMLWGKNVIAWTPSYEVAFETLVHLNNKYCLDGRNPNSYCGILWCFGKHDRPWMEREVFGQIRYMTSGSTGKKFDSKKYIAWTKGL
- a CDS encoding molybdopterin-dependent oxidoreductase produces the protein MSKDIDKEILVEKVREFERRTGHTVDSFPDDPQNTASILGEHRYLSEPMSVEDAKKEMSARSRRYFLSIGATTLLGIIGWRSLSDETKDLLFKSKDRLLLKTFEFNESVSQFFFRPTKLAPEFPPEQVTPIRTNGFEGLEQEIDVAAWTLTVAGLAGRVDDLVITMADIKKLPRTEMITEFKCIEGWSTIVHWAGVKFSDFAAVYKPKTTSGAPPDVAGKPEDLLPYVAMSTPDEKYYVGWDMPSIMHPQTLLAYEMNGEPLRPENGAPLRIASPTKYGIKQIKRLGRIEFTSERPKDFWAEYGYDWYSGH
- a CDS encoding M13 family metallopeptidase — its product is MGSITKYFTALIVLFSVSMVTLGQSKGFDTSRMDTSVEACNDFYQYANGTWLKTTKIPAEYPSWGSFTIVYENNQNVLKKVVETAAKTTNAAKGSDTQLVGDYYASCMNEEALEKAGIEPIKPFLAEAAKVSSVKDLQKQIAMNHNRGLGGFFRFGIGTDDKNSNVNLASASQGGVGLPNRDYWFKDDPKSVETRQKYAEYMTNMFKLAGDSPEAAAAEAKTVMAIQKRFASAARPPVELRDSEANYNKKTLAELAQLTPNFSWTDYLKERGVASVKEVNVGQPKFFEELSKMLTEVPISDWKAYLRWIVIADSAGNLTKAFRDESFNFNAKYLFGVQEQQARWKVCTAEVDGVIGESLGQEFVKTAFSPAAKKRMNELIDNLFAAYKERIQKLDWMSDATKTKALEKLAAYTRKIGYPDKLEGYKGLELERGSYFQNNLKASEFLIKRNMAKATKPVDRAEWGMTPPTVNAYNNPQFNEIVFPAGNSAAAIL
- a CDS encoding GNAT family N-acetyltransferase, which encodes MILDRLEIINEEFHAAEVEPAMLDLLLAEGWRHFGTHFFRYNYGIYENEIRRVLPLRIRVNDLRFSKSQRRVLNRNDDLQTEIVSLQITPELHDLFHRHKARFKSGVPDSIYDFVSREPNAPTECRSVMVHENGKLVAASFFDVGTESVSSIYGIFDPEMRSQSLGIFTMLKEIEFAREHAKPLYYHGYAYEGESFYDYKKRFGALEIFDWNGNWTGAQASRLPTPVPPA
- a CDS encoding zf-HC2 domain-containing protein; protein product: MDCRELKAMIDSYISDELLVETNHEVLRHLESCADCRYEMSSRRALKAQLRHAVKNSAEVQIDPVYYSRMAAELKETAMNPGWIEKLTGGFHVPARMVAVGFACLLLAVTGTMVWMNRTNVFVTLNNNTDIVKAVRASWAELTSLAVGDHENCAVKYNLKEDPITLDEAATKFGAYNKDLDNVMMAGFKGTANAEVSGDVEFIESHSCVYEGRRFAHVVVKHKGKMVSILMTDTDLPGDSYGIQTALYDGAVGAAGFLAGHHAVFIVSQLAESDNVVLANAIAPAIRSHVEKPTM
- a CDS encoding phosphodiester glycosidase family protein, coding for MNKRNIVTRDAFASIPLLVSCLILLCVLCGQSKAQEFKTLKPGVEYAEVTKEISGLKVNMNLLRLDLKKVRIDVHHAMDAAIGTEKTSSIATRHGAFAAINAGFFRLDNSIWAGDDVGALQIDRKLLSESTNDRIALMISNDSPFAPVLMERVRQNYDIRVSSTVRGVLRFDISASGINRERKKGEIIVFTPEFNRTTLTNNDGTEVIVRPGRCSVVRQGQGSSQIPSDGFVISAETNRVAELAAFSKCTTRGSLFANVTTVDKSGNTRFIFPPRNRIEDVIAGAPQLINNGKIDITWQEEKSSKSFVETRHPRTAVAKLKDGKFLMITVDGRSESSGGIGLQDLAEYLLSLGATDAMNLDGGGSTTMFVDGKVVNHPSDKEGERKVSDALVVTLRKK
- a CDS encoding cytochrome b/b6 domain-containing protein, whose amino-acid sequence is MQKLLEKKHPLAIRWMHWINFPLLTMMIWSGILIYWANQVYGIRLFGYELFKFFPPWFFEISKVDFWGYKIPDYLPPWAYEWTNIPQRLAEGMQLHFFFMWLFAINGLIYVIYTIVSGEWRSILPVPSSLKRAPLVALHDAHIVKEKPPQGKYNDAQRIAYTSVIVMGMGSVLTGLSIYKPLQLSFLTALFGGYEWARWIHFWLTISFVLFFLVHVFQVIMAGWRNFRSMITGYDIVDAVEPNAEPIKAGEEATV